In Desulfovibrio gilichinskyi, a genomic segment contains:
- a CDS encoding AAA family ATPase gives MRIVILGSECTGKTTLAAKLAEYFKVDFVPEYLREYFERKNGILAIEDAIPIAKGQLAKEQDLENNGNVPLICDTDIIASIVYSKYYFGKCPEWIEKQAQKRKNIHYLLCDIDVPWVADGQRDRPEEREYMQNLFLTELRTRNLPFNIISGNVQSRFEKSVAIINKLSK, from the coding sequence ATGCGCATAGTTATTCTCGGCTCCGAATGTACGGGCAAAACCACACTTGCCGCAAAGCTTGCTGAATATTTTAAAGTAGATTTCGTGCCGGAATATCTTCGGGAATACTTTGAAAGGAAAAACGGAATCCTCGCAATAGAGGATGCTATTCCCATTGCAAAGGGACAACTGGCAAAAGAACAAGACCTTGAAAACAATGGCAACGTTCCGCTCATCTGCGACACCGATATAATCGCCTCAATCGTCTACTCCAAATATTACTTCGGAAAATGTCCTGAATGGATAGAAAAACAGGCACAAAAGAGGAAAAACATCCATTACCTGTTATGCGACATAGATGTTCCGTGGGTTGCAGATGGACAGCGTGACAGGCCGGAAGAACGGGAATACATGCAGAACCTTTTTCTGACCGAACTACGCACCAGAAATCTTCCGTTCAACATAATCTCCGGCAACGTGCAAAGCAGATTTGAAAAATCTGTCGCAATCATTAATAAGCTATCAAAATAA
- the fsa gene encoding fructose-6-phosphate aldolase codes for MEFFLDTANIDEIRKAQSQGLLDGVTTNPTLLAREGGDWRKQAQIICNEVEGPVSLEVMGETAEEMINEAEDLSNFGKNVVIKIPMTTEGLIATKALHKKGMKTNVTLVFSPLQALLAAKAGATYVSPFVGRLDGISHDGMELISQIRTIFDNYEFPTKILVASVRTPLHVLDSALIGADVATIPFKIISDFVKHPLTDQGLATFKADWDRLTK; via the coding sequence ATGGAATTTTTTTTAGATACAGCCAACATTGATGAAATAAGGAAAGCGCAGAGCCAAGGGCTTCTTGACGGAGTCACCACAAATCCTACGCTTTTAGCCCGCGAAGGCGGGGACTGGCGTAAGCAGGCGCAGATAATTTGCAATGAAGTCGAAGGGCCTGTCAGCCTAGAAGTTATGGGCGAAACCGCCGAAGAAATGATAAATGAAGCGGAAGATCTTTCTAATTTCGGAAAAAATGTTGTTATTAAGATACCTATGACAACCGAAGGGTTGATTGCCACTAAAGCTCTTCATAAAAAGGGAATGAAAACAAATGTGACTCTCGTGTTTTCTCCGCTTCAGGCTCTTTTGGCCGCAAAGGCAGGAGCAACTTACGTAAGCCCTTTTGTGGGACGGCTTGACGGTATTTCTCACGATGGGATGGAACTTATTTCTCAGATACGGACAATTTTTGATAATTATGAATTCCCGACTAAAATTCTTGTGGCAAGTGTCCGCACCCCTTTGCATGTTCTTGACTCTGCGTTGATAGGCGCAGACGTGGCAACTATTCCGTTTAAAATTATAAGTGATTTTGTCAAACATCCTCTTACTGATCAAGGCCTTGCTACATTTAAGGCCGACTGGGACCGTTTAACCAAGTAA
- a CDS encoding RrF2 family transcriptional regulator, whose amino-acid sequence MKLTTRSRYGARLLLDIALHSQNGPVPSKDSARREGISLKYLEKILKMLKQGGYIKGKRGPNGGNVLLHAPEDISIGAIAQILDGQEKILDCVGDETSCPRSAVCLRRSIWEDANQAMYKMLDSYSLADLMKDSYLCPAERLK is encoded by the coding sequence ATGAAATTAACCACCCGAAGCAGATACGGAGCACGCTTGCTGCTCGATATAGCTCTCCACTCCCAAAATGGTCCTGTCCCGAGCAAAGACTCAGCCAGGCGGGAAGGTATTTCTCTTAAATACCTTGAAAAAATATTAAAAATGCTAAAACAGGGCGGATATATCAAAGGTAAACGCGGCCCGAACGGCGGAAACGTACTTCTCCACGCTCCAGAAGACATCTCCATCGGAGCTATTGCCCAGATTTTAGACGGTCAGGAAAAAATTCTGGACTGTGTCGGAGATGAAACCTCCTGCCCACGCTCTGCCGTCTGTTTGCGTCGTTCTATATGGGAAGATGCAAATCAGGCCATGTATAAAATGCTCGACTCATATTCTTTGGCGGACCTGATGAAAGACTCTTATCTCTGCCCTGCGGAAAGGCTTAAATAA
- a CDS encoding PAS domain S-box protein, with product MFKRLRESLIMKMILSGGITLLLSVLLWTSFNVLFFKKNITENVMSDIAMLSDTILQSLHYAMMLDSKEDIKEVIHNISKQREIKSIRIYNKKGRIVFSNKPSEINMVIDLKTVSCWTCHQYDPVPATMTLTERSRMQTVNGEKTISIMTPIANSQGCAPGPCHVHATEERLLGLLDMEVSMEKKSSMIATFERANITIALIVFMATFAALFVYAYNFIFKPIRQLITATKNIGSDKEFVGIELDQADEIGALSDAFNMMGRQVMEKHRELTEQKEEYRELFHNVPCLVSVVDLNFRVIRHNKVYEEHFGKPDGRHCYQINKDRDKKCVECPVERTFFDLSPHMSEESGLSKTGKPIHWIVYTSPIRDHSGKVVAAMEMMIDITPRKELEERLAASEQRYHAIFDSIPGAVFVVDAETLVILNCNEPVSTIYGYSAEEILGKNFTELFREDERPDYGHLVKIKKEIGPCTQVTKYNKNIYAIMRMSPARFRSNKALIITCSDVTKKLEAEQQLIQASKMTTLGEMASGVAHELNQPLAILKTISNLLMRKVSRGQVIDPEILREMAEGVDTHVDRASKIIEHMREFGRKGDLKTMPVQVNDVLKRGFEFFSQQLRVRNIDVVWELDENLPFIMADSNRLEQVVINLLINARDAIEERWAESCPLSEDKKVFISTYFTNTRVIMEICDTGHGIPEAIQDRLFEPFFTTKDVGKGTGLGLSISYGIVQDYKGAIQSSTREGRGACFTIAFPRMEVGG from the coding sequence GTGTTCAAACGATTACGCGAAAGTTTAATCATGAAAATGATTCTGTCAGGCGGCATCACTCTTTTGCTAAGTGTTCTGCTCTGGACAAGCTTCAACGTTCTATTTTTCAAAAAAAATATCACTGAAAATGTTATGTCGGACATCGCAATGCTGTCCGACACCATTTTGCAGAGCCTCCATTACGCCATGATGCTCGACTCCAAAGAAGACATCAAAGAAGTAATCCACAACATCAGTAAGCAACGCGAAATCAAAAGCATCCGCATCTATAACAAAAAAGGGCGGATTGTCTTTTCCAATAAACCATCCGAAATCAACATGGTCATTGATCTGAAAACTGTATCCTGTTGGACCTGCCATCAATACGATCCTGTCCCGGCGACCATGACCCTGACAGAACGCAGCCGCATGCAAACAGTCAACGGCGAAAAGACCATAAGTATTATGACTCCCATTGCCAACTCGCAAGGGTGCGCCCCCGGTCCATGCCATGTTCACGCAACTGAAGAGCGTCTTCTGGGACTGTTGGATATGGAAGTCTCAATGGAAAAGAAAAGTTCCATGATTGCGACATTTGAACGCGCAAATATAACAATTGCCTTGATTGTTTTTATGGCGACATTTGCCGCTCTTTTTGTCTATGCCTATAATTTTATTTTCAAGCCTATTCGACAGTTGATTACTGCTACTAAAAATATTGGTTCGGACAAAGAATTTGTCGGAATAGAACTTGATCAGGCAGATGAAATAGGCGCGCTGTCCGACGCCTTTAATATGATGGGCCGGCAGGTTATGGAAAAGCACAGGGAGCTTACTGAACAGAAAGAAGAATATCGGGAACTGTTCCATAACGTGCCTTGTCTTGTAAGTGTTGTAGACCTCAACTTCCGAGTTATACGCCACAACAAGGTTTATGAAGAACATTTCGGAAAGCCGGACGGAAGACATTGTTACCAGATCAATAAGGACCGTGACAAAAAATGCGTCGAGTGTCCGGTTGAAAGGACTTTTTTTGATCTGTCCCCGCACATGAGTGAAGAATCCGGTCTTTCCAAAACAGGCAAGCCCATCCATTGGATTGTATACACGTCTCCTATCAGAGATCATTCCGGTAAAGTTGTTGCCGCAATGGAAATGATGATCGACATCACTCCGCGTAAAGAACTCGAAGAACGGCTGGCAGCTTCCGAACAACGGTACCACGCTATTTTTGATTCTATCCCCGGAGCAGTCTTTGTCGTCGATGCTGAAACTTTGGTCATTCTTAACTGCAACGAGCCTGTCAGCACCATTTACGGATATTCTGCTGAAGAAATACTGGGCAAAAATTTCACGGAATTATTCAGGGAAGACGAACGTCCTGATTATGGGCATCTGGTTAAAATCAAAAAAGAAATCGGTCCTTGCACCCAGGTCACCAAGTACAACAAGAACATTTACGCAATCATGCGCATGTCTCCTGCAAGATTTCGTAGCAATAAGGCTCTGATTATCACCTGTAGCGATGTGACTAAAAAGCTTGAGGCCGAGCAGCAACTCATTCAGGCAAGCAAAATGACCACTCTCGGCGAAATGGCTTCAGGTGTCGCGCATGAGCTTAACCAACCACTGGCAATTTTAAAAACAATCAGCAATCTGCTTATGCGCAAAGTTTCCCGCGGGCAAGTTATCGACCCTGAAATTCTGCGCGAAATGGCAGAAGGAGTTGATACTCATGTGGACCGTGCAAGCAAAATTATTGAACACATGCGCGAGTTCGGGCGCAAAGGTGATCTCAAAACCATGCCCGTGCAGGTTAACGATGTACTAAAACGCGGCTTTGAATTTTTCAGCCAGCAGTTGCGGGTGCGCAATATAGACGTAGTATGGGAACTTGATGAAAATCTTCCTTTCATAATGGCTGATTCAAACCGTCTGGAACAGGTCGTTATCAACCTGCTGATCAATGCCAGAGATGCGATTGAAGAACGCTGGGCCGAAAGTTGCCCGCTTTCAGAGGACAAAAAAGTTTTCATCAGTACGTACTTTACCAATACCAGAGTAATCATGGAAATTTGCGACACAGGACACGGCATCCCCGAAGCAATCCAAGACAGGCTGTTCGAACCGTTCTTCACCACCAAAGATGTAGGGAAGGGAACGGGGCTCGGGCTTTCAATATCCTACGGAATCGTACAAGATTACAAAGGAGCAATACAGTCCTCCACCCGCGAAGGCAGAGGAGCCTGCTTCACCATTGCATTCCCGCGCATGGAGGTTGGAGGTTGA
- the trpB gene encoding tryptophan synthase subunit beta produces MADNSTITADGFFGEYGGQFVPEQLIPILNELADTYNKYKDDEEFKRELEYYLSKYSGRPTPLYLCSNLTNELGGAKIYLKREDLNHLGAHKVNNTIGQILLAKRMGKKKIIAETGAGQHGVATAATAALMGMECTVYMGAVDVERQKLNVFRMQMMGAKVVSAQSGQRTLKEAVDEALGAWIKDADDSFYLLGSAVGPHPYPSMVRDFQSVIGKEAREQCLEDEGRLPDYCIACVGGGSNAIGLFSDFVKDETVKLVGVEPAGRSLNPGDHAATLCLGKPGIMHGFNSYMLKDEKGEPAPVYSISAGLDYPSVGPEHSHLKDLGRATYVHASDKEAVDAFFTLSQKEGIIPALESSHALAHAIRLAPTLHKDNIIIVNLSGRGDKDVAEIESLISKGEFCMP; encoded by the coding sequence ATGGCTGACAATTCAACAATTACTGCAGACGGTTTTTTCGGTGAATACGGTGGACAATTCGTTCCGGAACAACTCATCCCTATCCTTAACGAACTTGCCGACACTTACAATAAGTATAAAGACGATGAAGAATTCAAACGGGAATTGGAATATTATCTATCCAAGTATTCCGGCCGCCCTACTCCTCTTTACCTCTGTTCCAACCTGACAAATGAACTGGGCGGAGCAAAAATATATCTGAAACGCGAAGATTTAAACCACCTCGGCGCGCACAAAGTTAACAACACCATCGGTCAGATCCTGCTTGCAAAACGCATGGGCAAAAAGAAAATCATCGCCGAGACAGGTGCCGGACAGCACGGGGTTGCCACAGCTGCAACCGCGGCTCTCATGGGAATGGAATGCACTGTATACATGGGCGCAGTTGACGTTGAAAGACAAAAACTTAATGTTTTCCGTATGCAGATGATGGGCGCAAAAGTTGTCTCTGCGCAGTCCGGGCAGCGCACCCTTAAAGAAGCCGTTGACGAAGCTCTCGGTGCATGGATTAAGGACGCAGACGACTCTTTTTACCTGCTGGGATCAGCAGTAGGACCGCATCCATATCCGTCTATGGTCCGCGACTTTCAGTCAGTTATCGGTAAGGAAGCACGGGAACAATGCCTTGAAGATGAAGGACGCTTGCCTGACTATTGCATTGCCTGCGTAGGCGGCGGCTCAAATGCTATCGGCCTTTTCTCTGATTTTGTAAAAGACGAAACAGTAAAACTTGTCGGCGTAGAACCGGCCGGTCGCAGCCTGAATCCCGGCGACCACGCAGCGACACTCTGCCTCGGTAAGCCCGGCATAATGCACGGATTCAATTCCTATATGCTTAAAGATGAAAAAGGCGAACCCGCTCCGGTTTATTCAATATCTGCCGGACTCGACTACCCAAGCGTCGGTCCTGAACATTCACACCTTAAAGATTTAGGCAGAGCAACGTACGTACACGCTTCCGACAAAGAAGCGGTTGATGCTTTCTTCACACTTTCTCAAAAAGAGGGAATCATTCCAGCACTGGAATCATCACACGCGCTGGCCCATGCCATAAGGCTTGCTCCGACACTTCACAAAGATAATATCATCATCGTCAACTTATCCGGTCGCGGTGATAAAGACGTAGCTGAAATCGAAAGTCTGATCAGCAAAGGTGAATTTTGCATGCCGTAA
- a CDS encoding glycosyltransferase family 39 protein: MTIRNSYKDHLPLIGLIIFAFLFACMGEWRPFFFDIDEPKYITAALEMFRSGDWLHPMFNGLPRMEKPPLPYWMAVPALKMFGASFSNGTLLFITRIPAILSSVLTVTATYLIGKRLYSAKVGLLAALLLLIAPTFKIEGMMLKADIIYTAAVTWATYFYLRRFQGNRGIANLLGATIALSFGVLTKGPFALPPLAGYLMAELLRDRPCKSYVNTFIKSAVPTLRKESLTITLGIILGCGPFLLWIWSASSPGMNYLSGMLGDAAENTAHKGSLIFFYLGSLGFYSYEAIILFFPLGSFSLGAIHNLLKYGPDKFKEKNIIVWTSIFYLLLSIFVYRLRAHRYFLPILPLLSVVTVNWLLTATRDKMFKRLFVLGNVIIAGTAIFIGTAVLATGEISVNLWKNVPVTNFSSELLPFAISTFAVAALMIFSAIRNYRKPMAFLSIAFLALLAIYPLYFNAAPRINSENKFQPTPLIAVNLAEMIKKDLSADCLFIISEHTMHTNPGLSFFLRNAINSSNGKYLATLPFDVQKFNDMIMAPVVSRQILKNKYPHAEHTPLYKFIDKSKFRKSVLILSGAELTQLYRNSIYLNKIFGSPAASIPIQGANVSWDYELFYVVFMKGF; this comes from the coding sequence ATGACCATCCGAAATTCCTACAAAGACCATCTACCACTCATAGGGTTAATAATTTTTGCGTTCCTATTCGCTTGTATGGGCGAGTGGCGGCCATTTTTCTTTGATATAGATGAACCCAAATATATAACCGCAGCCCTTGAGATGTTCAGATCAGGCGACTGGCTCCATCCAATGTTCAACGGCTTACCGCGCATGGAAAAACCGCCCTTGCCATACTGGATGGCAGTTCCTGCGTTAAAAATGTTCGGAGCATCCTTCAGTAACGGAACACTCTTATTTATTACCCGTATTCCGGCAATTTTAAGCTCAGTTTTAACGGTTACAGCCACTTACCTGATAGGGAAAAGGCTGTATTCTGCAAAAGTAGGATTACTGGCAGCTTTATTACTGTTAATTGCGCCTACTTTTAAAATTGAAGGGATGATGCTCAAAGCGGACATCATTTACACAGCCGCGGTAACATGGGCGACATATTTCTACCTCCGCAGATTTCAAGGAAACAGAGGTATTGCGAATCTACTGGGAGCAACAATAGCCTTATCTTTTGGAGTATTAACGAAAGGCCCGTTCGCACTCCCTCCGTTGGCAGGATATCTCATGGCAGAACTGCTTAGAGACAGACCATGCAAGAGCTATGTTAATACCTTTATAAAATCTGCGGTCCCTACTTTACGCAAAGAATCTTTAACCATCACTCTAGGAATTATTCTTGGATGCGGTCCGTTTTTGTTATGGATATGGTCTGCCAGCTCTCCGGGTATGAACTATCTATCAGGAATGCTCGGTGACGCTGCTGAAAATACAGCGCATAAGGGCAGCCTTATTTTCTTCTATTTGGGGAGCCTTGGATTTTACAGCTATGAAGCAATCATTTTATTTTTCCCATTAGGATCTTTTTCTTTAGGAGCAATCCATAACCTTCTTAAATATGGACCTGATAAATTTAAAGAAAAAAATATTATTGTATGGACTTCCATCTTCTATCTGCTGCTGAGCATCTTTGTGTACAGACTGAGGGCGCACCGCTACTTTCTGCCGATTTTGCCGTTATTGTCAGTTGTCACTGTAAACTGGTTGCTGACAGCAACGCGTGACAAAATGTTTAAGAGGCTGTTTGTACTCGGAAACGTAATCATAGCCGGAACAGCTATTTTCATTGGCACCGCAGTTCTGGCGACTGGAGAAATCTCTGTAAATCTATGGAAAAATGTTCCTGTAACAAACTTCAGCTCAGAGCTTCTGCCTTTCGCCATTTCCACCTTTGCTGTGGCGGCACTGATGATATTTTCTGCAATCAGAAATTACCGAAAACCTATGGCATTCCTTTCCATAGCCTTCCTTGCCCTGCTTGCAATATACCCTTTATATTTTAATGCCGCTCCGAGAATAAATTCAGAAAATAAATTTCAGCCAACCCCTTTGATTGCTGTAAATCTGGCAGAAATGATCAAAAAAGATCTTTCCGCTGATTGCCTCTTTATAATTTCAGAACATACAATGCATACCAATCCGGGCCTCAGCTTCTTTTTGCGTAATGCTATCAACAGCTCAAATGGGAAATATTTGGCAACTCTTCCTTTTGACGTTCAAAAATTCAACGACATGATTATGGCGCCGGTTGTTTCACGGCAGATTCTGAAAAACAAATATCCGCATGCGGAACATACTCCGCTGTATAAATTTATAGACAAGTCTAAATTCCGCAAATCAGTTCTGATCCTAAGCGGCGCTGAGCTGACTCAGCTATACCGCAATTCAATTTATCTGAATAAAATATTCGGTTCTCCGGCTGCATCAATTCCCATACAGGGAGCAAATGTTTCATGGGATTACGAACTCTTCTATGTAGTATTTATGAAAGGTTTTTAA
- a CDS encoding YkgJ family cysteine cluster protein yields MNFSSDAVISKELAHVYAMFEGHAEMQKWFNDMALAVCADLKGITPDHNLFARILADKGRHCFEGNFDVITSQISKLDPSFKIACVSGCSYCCYSHITVSPQEAFSIALHLAENFDAGVLEEIVAACAKESENFHCAGLQEFSKKYFGKCPFLKDNKCLIYEVRPIACRNWISHDLKACSASFKSENSIAVPQNAMIMIQKDLIFAGQHTYLANLGINGHIASLLPLMQQILLDYEGTYARWLAGETLPGQMDR; encoded by the coding sequence ATGAATTTTAGCTCTGACGCGGTGATAAGCAAGGAACTTGCTCATGTTTACGCAATGTTTGAAGGACATGCTGAAATGCAGAAGTGGTTTAATGATATGGCCCTTGCTGTGTGCGCGGATTTAAAGGGCATTACTCCGGATCACAACCTTTTTGCACGTATACTTGCTGATAAAGGAAGACATTGTTTTGAAGGAAATTTTGATGTTATTACAAGTCAGATCAGTAAGCTTGACCCTTCGTTTAAGATAGCATGCGTTAGCGGTTGTTCATATTGTTGTTATTCGCACATAACAGTGTCACCGCAGGAAGCTTTCAGTATTGCATTACATTTAGCCGAGAATTTTGATGCTGGCGTGCTTGAGGAAATTGTTGCAGCATGCGCGAAAGAATCAGAAAATTTCCATTGCGCAGGATTGCAGGAATTTTCAAAAAAATATTTTGGCAAGTGTCCGTTTTTGAAAGATAATAAATGTTTAATATATGAAGTGCGTCCTATTGCCTGCCGCAACTGGATATCGCATGACCTGAAAGCTTGCAGTGCAAGTTTTAAATCAGAGAACAGCATCGCCGTTCCTCAAAATGCCATGATCATGATTCAAAAAGATCTGATCTTTGCCGGTCAGCATACTTATCTGGCAAATTTAGGAATTAACGGGCATATCGCATCATTATTGCCTTTGATGCAGCAAATTTTATTGGACTACGAAGGCACATACGCCAGATGGCTTGCAGGGGAAACTTTGCCGGGGCAAATGGACAGATAA
- a CDS encoding 4Fe-4S binding protein gives MSCSKLKLICFSPTRTTKQVLYAIAEGLQADELTVFDVTRQEGIPDDFDCSKDDLVIIGSPVYSGRLPSVMLERIASLKGNGVPVVSVVVYGNRAYEDALLELTDFAEAAGFKTVAGAAFIGEHSFSTSEIPLSVGRPDFADIDKAKSFGIKLAEKLAAKSFDTSSKLRVPGNTPYKERVAGEPMSPFSQENCELCGACARVCPTEAITVGSHITTDAEKCILCCACVKVCTPGARKMEAPRILKVSQFLADTCKERKEPEIFVS, from the coding sequence ATGTCCTGTTCTAAGCTTAAATTGATTTGTTTTTCACCTACCAGAACGACAAAGCAGGTTTTGTACGCTATTGCGGAAGGTCTTCAGGCAGATGAACTTACTGTTTTTGATGTGACCAGACAGGAAGGGATCCCTGATGATTTCGACTGTTCTAAGGATGATCTGGTCATAATCGGATCGCCTGTTTATTCCGGGCGTCTGCCGTCCGTTATGCTGGAAAGAATTGCATCTTTAAAAGGAAACGGCGTGCCTGTTGTGTCAGTTGTTGTCTATGGCAACAGAGCATACGAAGATGCTTTGCTTGAGCTGACAGATTTTGCCGAAGCAGCAGGTTTTAAAACAGTAGCTGGAGCGGCGTTCATCGGAGAACATTCTTTTTCCACTTCGGAAATTCCGCTTTCAGTCGGTAGACCTGATTTTGCCGATATTGATAAAGCGAAAAGTTTCGGCATAAAGTTGGCTGAAAAGCTCGCAGCGAAATCTTTTGATACATCTTCAAAACTTAGAGTCCCGGGCAACACACCATATAAAGAGCGTGTGGCCGGTGAACCCATGTCGCCGTTTTCACAGGAAAATTGTGAACTGTGCGGAGCCTGTGCGCGTGTTTGTCCTACTGAAGCCATAACTGTTGGATCGCACATCACAACCGATGCTGAAAAATGTATACTGTGCTGTGCTTGCGTTAAAGTTTGTACTCCCGGAGCTCGCAAGATGGAAGCTCCGCGGATTTTAAAAGTATCACAATTTCTGGCTGATACTTGCAAAGAGCGCAAAGAACCTGAAATATTTGTAAGTTAG
- the pnuC gene encoding nicotinamide riboside transporter PnuC — protein MLDLAMIPINFVLAFINSMGVGEQISIASGLIYIVLSVRQNALCWPFGIVSVAIWMVVVFKGKLYSDAFLQFIYVVLGFYGWYQWLRGGADNAPLQIQKVDRKLALRLTAIGLITFLPLGYVTENYLGASFPWWDALTTVLSLIAQYLLAKKYLENWILWITADAMYIVIYYLKGWTGYSGLMTVYTIMAIIGFIGWLKSYKADHEQQCQCA, from the coding sequence ATGCTTGACTTAGCAATGATACCGATAAATTTCGTTTTAGCTTTCATTAATTCTATGGGCGTCGGTGAGCAGATATCCATTGCCTCCGGACTTATTTATATTGTGCTGAGCGTTCGGCAGAATGCTTTATGCTGGCCTTTCGGGATTGTGAGTGTTGCCATTTGGATGGTAGTTGTCTTTAAGGGTAAGCTTTACTCTGATGCATTCCTGCAATTCATATACGTAGTGCTGGGTTTTTACGGCTGGTATCAATGGCTCCGCGGCGGCGCAGATAACGCCCCCCTTCAAATACAGAAAGTTGATCGCAAATTAGCCCTGCGCCTTACGGCAATCGGGCTTATCACATTTTTGCCGCTCGGCTATGTCACAGAAAACTACCTCGGCGCATCTTTTCCGTGGTGGGACGCCCTCACAACAGTCCTAAGCCTTATTGCCCAGTATCTGCTGGCTAAAAAATACCTCGAGAACTGGATTCTGTGGATTACAGCCGACGCGATGTATATCGTCATTTATTACCTTAAAGGCTGGACCGGATACAGCGGACTGATGACCGTTTATACGATTATGGCTATTATCGGATTTATCGGATGGCTCAAATCTTACAAGGCTGACCATGAACAGCAATGCCAATGCGCATAG